From the genome of Streptomyces sp. NBC_00523:
CGTTGCGGGTCGGCCGGGACCAGGTCGAGCAGGGTGTCGCCGGGGCGGTCGGCCGGGTCGTCGCAGGGCGCGGCCGGCGGTTCCTCGGTGCTGTTGGCCGGGAGCAGGGTGATCAGGTGGCGGACCTCGTCCAGGCAGGTCTCCTCGTCGTCGTACGCGAAGTGCGCGACGCCCGAGGTGCCCGCGTGGACGTCGGCGCCGCCGAGGCCGTTCTGCGTGACCTGTTCGCCGGTGACGGCCTGGATGACGTCGGGGCCCGTGATGAACATCTGGGAGGTCTCGCGGACCATGAACACGAAGTCGGTGAGCGCCGGGGAGTAGGCGGCGCCGCCCGCGCACGGGCCGAGCATGACGCTGATCTGCGGGATGACCCCGGAGGCACGGGTGTTGCGCTGGAAGATGCCGCCGTAGCCGGCGAGCGCGGTGACGCCCTCCTGGATGCGGGCGCCCGCGCCGTCGTTGAGCGAGACGAGCGGGGCCCCGGCCGCGAGGGCCAGGTCCATCACCTTGTGGATCTTCGCGGCGTGCGCCTCGCCGAGCGCTCCGCCGAAGATCCGGAAGTCGTGGGCGTAGACGAAGACCGTGCGGCCCTCGACGGTGCCCCAGCCGCCGACGACGCCGTCGGTGTGCGGGCGCCGGTCCTCCAGGCCGAAGCCGGTCGCGCGGTGCCTGCGCAGCTGCTCGACCTCCTGGAAGGTGCCCGGGTCGAGCAGCAGCTCGATGCGCTCGCGGGCGGTGAGCTTGCCCTTGGCGTGCTGGCGTTCGGTGGCGGCGGCGTCCCCGGTGGCCACGGTGGTGTGCAGGCCGTTCAGTTCGGCGGTGCGGGTACGGAGCGAGAGCACCGCGGCGGGCGCCGCGAACTCCTCCTCCAGTTCGGCCAGTGTCTGGGTTTCCACGGTTCGACTCCCTTGTCTGCTCAGCCGGGTCAGAGGCCGAGGCCGCGGTAGCGGCGCGGCCAGATGCCGTGCTTGCCGGGGGCGAGAATGCCCTCCGCGTCGAGTGCGTCCTTGATGCGTTCGCCGAGCCTGCGCACGGCGTGGTCGTTGAAGCCGTAGGTCGCGACGACCCGGTCCATCAGCGCGGGATGGGCCCGCTGGACGCCGTATCCGGCCTCCGCCGCGCCCCGGACCAGCGCCTCGCACAGCCCCAGGGCGCGCGCCCGGTCGTCCGCGTCCCGGGTGTCGAAGACGGCGGTGACCCGGTGGTGCAGGGCCCGCGCCCCGACCGCGAAGGCGCCCAGGTAGTCCGTGCCGTGGGCGTGCGCGAGGTCCCGGGCCAGCGCGTACTGCGCGAGGGCGTCCGCGCCGGTCACCGGCGAGACGGGGGTGAGGTCGAGCCGGCCCGCGTACGGCAGCCAGCCGTCGGCCTCGTCCGCCGGGCGTACGTGTCCCGCCTCGCCGCCCGCCGCCCCGGTACGGGAGAACCGCGCGCCGGGGACGGCGGCGAGCGCGTCCCGGATGACGGACCACTGGGCGTCGATCACGGCGGGCGCCCCGGCCAGCTCCCCGTACAGGTTCCAACGGCCGATGCCGAGGTCCGCCATCAGCGTGCGGACGACGCTGTCGGGGACCGGCCCGGTGCCCTGGTGGTACGTGGCGCGGCTGCCGGCCGCCGCCGCGTCGAGGAGCACGCTGCGGACGGTCGGCGTCCCGGTGACGGTGCGGTCCCGCAGCAGCGGGCGCAGGGCGTCGACCAGGGGCCCGAGGCCGTCCTCGGCCGGAACGGCGACCGCGTAGGCCCGGCGCGCCGCCGGTTCGGGGCGCAGCCGCACCCCGAGCTTGGTGACGATCCCGAACGCGGACCGGGCGAACATCGCGCCGAGGGCCGGTCCGCAGCCGTAGGGGGCCCAGGGCCCGGGGCCGGTCAGGGCGGCGGCCCCGGTGCGCACCACCTCCCCGTCGGCGAGCACGACCTCCATGCCGTACGGGGCCGCGTCGGCGCCCTCGTAGCCGGGGCCGCCGGTGGAGCGTTCCAGGACCTCGCCGAGGACGCTGCCCCAGCGGGGACCTTCGAGGTCCACCCGCTGGTCCAGGCCGAGTTCGGCGATGCGCCCCGCGAGGTCGTGGAAGGTGACCCCGGGCTCCACGACCGCGTAACCGCCCGCCGGGTCCACCTCGACCACCCGGTTCATCCGGGCGAGGTCCACGGCGACCGCGCCCGGGAGCCGGGGGGCCGGGCCGCCGAAGCCGGGGTCGCGGCCCGGCAGCACCGGCGAGAGCGGCACTCCGAACGCCCCGGCGATGCGCACCACCGCCCGGACGTCCTCGACGGTGGCGGGCATCAGGGCGGCGGAGGCCCCGAAGTGACCCTCGTCCACCACGGGTTGGGGGTCGGTGTAGCCGGGGAGGCCGACCGCGCCCTCGGTCAGGACCCACCGCGGGCCCAGGGCCACCCGGAAGGCGGCCAGGGCCCGGGTGAAGTCCCGGCCGTCCACCCCGGGCGGGAGCCGGCGGACCTTCACGGCGTGCCTGCCCCGATCCGGACCGGGGACCGCTCCGAGGGCACGAAGGCCTGGACGTCGATGCGCTCCCACACCCCGGAGACGGCGAACGGGTCACCGGTGGCGAACTCCTCCGCCTCCTCCCGGGTGGCGGCCTCGACCACGATCAGGCTGCCGACCGCGGTGGTGCCGTCGGCGGCCGTCAACGGCCCGTACAGCACGGGTCGTACGCTCGCCTCCCGCAGCCGCGCCGAGTGGGCCGGGCGCTGGGCGGCGCGCAGCTCCGCGGTGCCCGGCGCGTCCAGGCAGTGGATCGCCCACAACATGTCCTTCTCCTTCCGGTGGGGGTGACGGGGTCCGCTCAGGCGGCGCGTTCGGTGCTGAACGCGGGGGCCGACTGTTCGCGGAGCCGGGTCAGTTCGCTGACGACGGCCTGGCGGGCGGCGAGCTTCTCCTGCTTGACGGAGAACCGCTCGGGGATGACCCGGTACTCGGCCTCGACCACGCTGGCGAGCTTCTCGCCGTGGTGGAAGCCGATGCGGCACCGGAAGACCGAGCCGACCGGACTGCGGGTGTGTTCGAGCAACTCGTACTGGGCGGTGGCGGGCAGCGGGAAGACGAAGCTGTGGAACTCGGAGTTGACCGAGCCGATCACGAAGCGGGTCTTCTCCGGGCCGGTGACGAAGAACTGCTCGGTGACCACCGTCCACATCTGGCGGGCCGCCTCCAGCAGGGTGATGGCCGGGATGTGCTGGCCGGTGAGGTGGTCCTCCAGGACCTCGACGCGCTCGTCGATGACGAGGTCGGCGACGAAGCGCTTCTCACCGGTCTGGCCGACCGGGCCGATCAGGACGTTCTTGGCGTCGTGCTTGTGGGTGAGGTGCTGGTCGGCCGGTTCCGGAACCCCGCCCTTGCCCAGCGAGACGGCCGGTCCGTGCGCCTCGGCCAGGGCGCGTATCTCGGCGAGCTGGCCGGCGCTGAGGCCCTGGCCGATGCTCACCGTCAGGCTCTCGGCCAGTTCCCCGGCGCGCAGCCGGGCGATCAGCTCGGAGACCGGGACGGTCCCCCGGTTGGCGAGGAAGTCCTCGAAACGGTCCCCGACGGCGATGAGTGCTTCGTGCGACATGTCGATCCCTCCAGGATGTGGGGCTGGTGCGGGCGGGTGCGGTGCGTCAGACGGCGGTGGCCGCCAGCTGCTCGACGGTGCGGACGTACGCGTCGGACAGGGCGCCGACCGTGCGGACGTCGGAGATGACGTACTCCTCCTCGAAGGGGTCGACGCCGAGCTCCATCTCCAGCTGGATGACGAGGCGGGCCAGCAGCAGGGAGTTGAGCCCCAGCTCGTGCAGGAACTCCGAGCCGGTGAGCGTGGGGTGCGTCGGGCGCTCGGCCTCGGCGAGCAGGGCGTTGATCTCCTGGTGGACCAGGGCGGTGATGTCGGCTGCGATCAGCATGTGATTCCTCCGTCTACGACGATCGACTGTCCGGTGATGAATGAAGAGGCGGGCGAGATGAGATAGAGAACGGCGTCGGCGATTTCGTTCATGGTGCCGAGCCGGCCGAGCGGGGTGCGGCGCCGAATGCGTTCCCGATTCTTCTCGGTGACTTCCTCGGTCATGTCACTGTCGAAGAATCCGGGCACCAGCGAATTCACCCGGATATTGAAGGCCCCGAGTTCCCGGGCCAGGCTGCGGCTGAATCCGTCGAGCCCGGCCTTGGTGGCGGCGTAGACCGCCACGCCCCGGTAGCCGCGGATGGCGTTGATGGACGAGATGTTGAGGATCTGGCCGCCGCCCTGGCGCGTCATCGCGCGGGCGCACGCCTGGGCGAGGGTGATCGGGGCGAGCAGATTGCTCGCGATCAGCGTCTCGGTCTGCTTGCGAGAGGTGGTGAGGAAGAGCTCCTGGTGGAGCACGGCCGCGTTGTTGACGAGCAGGTCGACCCGGCCGAAGCGGCGCACCACCGTGCGGACGACCCCGCGCAGCGCGTCCGGGTCCCCGAGGTCGGCGGCCTCCCAGAGGAAGCGGTCGCCCCGCTCGGCCTGGAGGTCCTTCACGAAGTCGTTGGCGGACCGGCTGAAGGTCGCGACCCGCCACCCCTCGGCGAGCAGCCGCTCGACCAGAAGCCGGCCGAGCCCGCGACTGCCGCCGCTGACGAGGGCGACCCGGTCCTCGGAGGCGGTAGCCCCGTCGGCGCTCATGCCGCACTCCGGATCTTCTTGTACCGCTCCGAGTGCTGCGGGGCGGCGGAGACCTCCACGAGCACCGGGACCTTGTACGCCTCCAGGCGCCGGCCGCAGTACTCGCGGACCCTGCGGGTGACGGAGCGCCGGTCCTCGTCCTCGACCAGCTGCACGGTCGCCTTGACGACCATGCCGGTGACCGGGCTCGGGCGGCCGCTGACGGTGGCCTCCGCGATGTTCTCGACCTCCAGCAGGACGCTCTCGACCTCGCTGGGGTAGACCTTCTCGCCGCCCACGTTGATGATCTCGGAGTTCCGGCCCAGGATGCGCACCCAGTCGCCGTCCACCTCGACCACGTCCTGCGTGTTGAAGAACCCGTCCTCGTCGAAGGGCGCGGGCGCGTTGAGGTAGCCGAGCATGGCCATCTCGGAGCGGATCCACAGGATGTTGTCGATGATCCGGTGCTCGAATCCGGCCGTGCCGAGCTTCACCCACAGGGTGTCGTCGCCTCGCGACCGGGTCGGCAGGATGCCCAGCTCGGACAGCCCGTACGTCTGCTTGAGCCGGACGCCCGGCAGCGCCTCGCCGAGCCGCCGCAGCGTCTGGAGCGGCATGGGCTCGGTGCCGTACGTGACGAGCTTCAGCGAGTCCGTGGCGTACCGCTCGTGGGCGCCGGAGATCAGCACCATGTTCAGGAAGGTGGGCGTGGTCGGCAGGATCTGCACCCGGTGGTCGGCGATGGCCTCGAAGACGGCCTCCGGGGTGCGCTCCGCGACGGTCACCACGGTGCCGCCCTGGCTGAGCGTGTGCAGCAGGGTGTTGACGCCGCCGATGTGGTCCAGGCTGAGGAAGGACAGGATGCGCGAGGGGCGGGTCGGCTCGCCGTAGCGGGCGAGGACCTTGTCGAAGTCGAGCACGGACGCCTTGCTGCGGCCGGTGGTGCCCGAGCTGAAGAGCACCAGGCCGGGCCGGCCGGCGTCCCGCAGCTCGCCGTAGAGGGCGTGGTCCGCGCGGCGGCCGGTGCGCTCGCAGCGGTGCACGCCGCCCTCGTCCACCCGGACGACGACCTCGACCTCGGCCACGTCCAGGAACTCGGCGCGCTTGGCGGCGGGCAGGACGGTGAGCGGGACGACGACGACCCCGCGCTCGATGAGCGCCAGCAGACCGGCGCACGCCTGCGGGGAGTACGCCCCCTCCAGCGTGACGACCTCGCCGGGGCGGACCTGGTGGCGGTCGAGGAAGCCGCGCCACTCGTCCACGAGCCTCAGCAGGTCCTCGTAGCGGTAACTGCGGCCCTCGAAAGCGACGGCCTCGGAATCCCGGAAGGATTCCAGTCGGGCCAGAAAAGGGTGAGGCATTGTTTTCTCCTGGATTTCGAAGGCTTTCGGATGTCGATGACTCGAAGCTAGTACGCGGTAATTCGCCGCTCAATATGGCTTTTATGAGCCCTCGTACGGGGTGGCCATTCGGAGTGGCCATTCGGGCAGGGGTACGGGGTAGCCGCACGGCTATGTAGCGGAAGAGGCATCGGCCGGCGCATGCTGGGAGGCGTAACGCACGACTGCCGTGACCTGTCCTGGGATGGCAGCGGGCCGCCGAATCCGGCCGGCCCCGGTGCGCCGGTTCTCCGGCGCGTTGCCCCCAGGAGCAGAAGTGATCCAGCAGATCCTGCCGCCCGCCGTCGCCTGCGCCGACGCCACCGCCGACGTCCCCGCGGCCCAAGTGCTGCCGGAGGAGGAGCCGTTGCTCGCGAAGTGCGTGGAGCAGCGGCGCCGGGAGTTCACCACCACCCGGCACTGCGCCCGCCGCGCGATGTCCGCGCTCGGGGTCGCCCCCGCCCCGGTCCTCCCGGGCGCCAAGGGCGAACCGCGCTGGCCGGCCGGGGTGACCGGCAGCATGACCCACTGCGACGGCTACCGGGCCGCGGCGCTGACCCGCAGCGACCGGTTCCACAGCGTCGGGATCGACGCGGAGTGCCACGCGCCCCTGGAGGAGCGGATGGTGCGGCACATCTCCGTGCCCGCCGAGCGCGAGCACCTGGCGGAGCTGGCCCGGGCCAGGCCCGAAGTGCACTGGCCCACGGTGATGTTCAGCGCGAAGGAGGCCGTCTACAAGACGTGGTTCCCGCTCACCGGGCGCTGGCTCGGCTTCCGGGACGCCCGGCTCGCGTTCGACCCGGAGGCGGGCACCTTCCGGGCCCGGCTGATGGTGCCGGGGCCGGTGATGGACGGCGCCCGCCTGGGCTGGTTCACCGGCCACTGGGCGGTGCGCGAGGGCCTGGTGCTCACCGCGATCGCACTGCGGCGGGGGCGGTGACGGCGGCGGCGGTGAACGTGGACCGGTCCGCGAGGCCCGTGAGCTCCGCCGCCGCCCAGGCGCCCGCCGTACGCAACTGGCCCGGGGCCGACGGGAGGACCGGCCAGTCGAGGCGCTGGGCGTGCTCCATCAGGACCCGGTCCGTGCCGCCGACGACCACGGGGCGGCCGACCGCGAGGAGCATGTCCAGGTCGCTCGCGTGGTCCCCGTAACAGCTCGACTCCCCGGCGTCCAGGCCGAGTCCGGCGATGGTCTCGCGGACCGCGTCGGCCTTCACCGAGCCGATCATCGGGCGCTCCACCTCACCGGTGAGCAGTCCGTCGGGGCCGACGACCGGCTCCGAGCAGAGGATGAGATCGGCGCCCAGGTCCTCGGCGAGCGGGTCCAGGCAGCCCCGGAACGAGCCGGAGACCAGCACCACCAGGTCCCCCGCCTCCCGGTGCCGGCTCGCGGCGGCCCAGGTGGCGACGGTGACGGCGGCGGGCCCGCGCCGGTACTCCTCGTACCACTCGCGCCCGGCGGTGCGCAGCGCGTCCATCGGGACCCCGGCGAAGCGGCGGTAGTAGCGGCGGTTGATCTCCGAGCGGTGCACGCCGGAGTCGGCGGCCTCGCGGACGCCGGCCATCACGGCGGCGTGTCCTGAGCCGTCGTCGCCGTGGCGGGCCATCCAGAACCGCAGGAAGTCGAACATGCTCTTGGTGTTGATCAGCGTCTCGTCGACGTCGAAGAAGGCGGCGCGGGTGGCCTTCGTCGTGATCGCTCGGTTCATGAAGTTCATCGCGGAGTTCACCAGCCGGTTCCGTAGGGGGAGGCCGGCGCGTGGGCGGCGGCCTGCGGGGCGGGGCCGCACAGGCCCTCGCGCAGGGCGCGGGCGGCGGCGAGCGTGCGGTTGGGGCAGTTGAGCTTGGCCAGGATGTTGGCGACCAGCCGCTTCGCGCCGTGCTCGGAGATCCGCAGCCGGCGCCCGATCTGCTTGTTGCTGAGGCCGTCCACGACGAGCGTCAGGGCCTCGCGCTCGCGCGGCGTGAGCCGGGGCGCGGCCGGGACCTCGCGGGCGCCGCGCCCGGCGAGTTCGAGGAGGGGCCGGGTCAGGGCGGCCGGTATGCGCGCCTCGCCGGCCCGCATCGCGCCGAGCACGTCACCGAGGGCCGCCGCGTCGAGGCCGTCGGAGAACAGCAGCGAGGCGCCCGCCACGGAGGCGACCCGGTCGAGGTCGAAGGACCGGCTGTCCGGCAGGAGCAGGAGCACGCGCACCCCGTACGCGGCGACGCGGTGCAGCACGGAGTCGCCGTCCAGGTCGGCCGGCTCCGGCACGATGAGCAGCACATCGGTCGCCGGGTCGCCGACCGCGTCCACGGCCGCCGACAGCTCCGGGAAGGCCCGGCAGCTCCCGACCGCGTCCACGGCACCGAGCATGCGCTCCAGGCCGTAGCGCTGAAGGTCGTCGCGGACGGAGAGGATGACATCGGTCGCCTGCTGCGGGACCAGCGGCGAGGTGGAACGTACCGGCGGAGCGGCGACTGCCGGGTCGTGTCCGTGAAGTCCCGTCGTACGCCCGGAGGGCGTGGCCTGCGGCGTCTGGTGCGTGCTCTCGGCGTGCCGGCCGACATCCCTCGTACTGGACGTACTTGGGATTTCGGCCGGTGCGGCGAGAGTGCGTGCCAGGCGTCGCGGGCCAGACGGGACTTCACGGACACGGCCCGGAGCCGCGCGGTTCTGCGACATTGCCCTTACCCCCAGGGGTCCTTGTCGGTGACCGCTGGGGCCACCCGTATGCAAGGAACGCTAGACGCGCGAAGGGCCCCGGAGGCCGTCACTGCCTCCTAGTCCGGGTGGCCGCGGACCGAAAGTAGTAGCCGGATACCTCGGGGGTATCCGGCCGCTGGGGGCTGCCGCTCAGGCCGCCGGGGCCGCGAGCGGGACGTCGGAGAGGGCCTGGCGGGCGAAGGCCACCACGTGGGCGCGCAGGTCGAGGCCGCCGGCCGCCTCCGCGTCGGGGCCGATGATCAGGCGGGCCAGCTGCGGCACCGCGTTGGGCCAGGCGGCGAGCCCGATCAGGCTCAGCAGACAGGCCGCGACCTGCGGCGACGCCTCGGTCCCGAAGCTCTCCGCGAGGGCGGCGATCTTCTCCTCGTAGTGGCCGCGGCGGCCCTCCTCGTTGGGCAGGACGCCGTCGCGGTAGTGCAGGCCCTCCCAGAAGAAGAGCCGGACGAGGACCGGGTTGTCGCGGTGGAAGTCGTACACCCGGCCCACGTACTCGGCGGGGTCGTCGCCGCCCTTCAGCGGGACGGCCGCGGCCAGCTCGTCCAGCGCACGTCCCACGACGGCGTCGAACAGCTTCTGCTTGTTGCCGAAGTAGCCGTAGATCCGTTCCTTGTTCACGCCGGCCAGCTCCGCGATGCGGTCGACGCGCGCCCCGGCAATGCCGTGAGCTGCGAATTCCTCCTTCGCCGCAGCGAGGAGCCGTTCCTTGGTGTGGGTCGTGTCCGAGGTCATGCCACCAGCGTAGAACGCCTTCCCGCAGATGCCAACCAACTGGATGGTTGACATCCAACTAGTTGGTTGGCAGAGTGGAACACGTCGCCGAGGGCAGCACCACCGCCCAGGCCCCAGGACAGGACCAGCGACAGCACTGCCCGTACCGCCTTCCGTACGCACCGCACACCGACCTGGATGGGACTTCTCATGACCACCGTCGCCCGCCCCGCCGCCGCTTCCGCCACCTCCGCCGCCGACCGGAATCAGCCCCGCCCCGCCACCCCGGCCCAGCCGGCCGCGCTGCCCTCCGTCCACATGCGTGCCCTGCTCACCTGGATCGCGGTCTTCTCCGCCCTGACCGTGGTGCAGCTGCTGGTCGGCCCGTACGTCAAGGGCTTCCCGATGCTTCTGCGCACCCTGGTGATCACCGGGATCGTCGTGCCGGCGGTCGTCTACACGCTGGTGCCGAACCTCCTGAAGGTCCGCGCCGCCGTCCTGCGCCGCCGCGGCTGAGCCGTGCGGCAATGGCTGATTCCAGCCATCACCGCCACGCAGTCCGCAAATCGGCTTATCCTGCACCGGTTCAGCGCTAGAGAAGCAGTTGAGCCCCGGGGGAGGAGAGCGTGATGAGAGAACCGGCGCAGAGCCGCCTCGGCAGCCGCCAGGGCGGCCCGCCCGTGAAACGCTTCAGGGCGTACGAGGACGAGGTCATCGCCCTCTACCACGCCCGGCTCCGCGGGATCAGCAGTCCGCTCGCCGCCGACGACGAGGTCTGGGCGCAGTGCGAGTTACAGGGCCGCCGGGTCTTCCGTGACTGCGCCGACAGCCTGGAGGCCGGCCTGACCGAGGTCTCCGACAGCCACATCGCCGAGGTCGTGGACCTCGGCAGCGCCCGGGTCCAGCAGGGCGTCCACCTCACGCACTCGGTGCGGGCCGGGGTGATCCTCTTCGACACCGTCCTGGAACGCCTGCTGGAGTGCACCGTGGGCGTCGAGGGCGCCGACCGGGCCTACGCGGCCGCCATCCGGGCCCTTCAGCAGGGCATCGGCAGGCGCCTGGAGGTCGGCTCGATCGCGTACGACTCGTTCATGCTCGCCCGGGTCCGCGAGGTGCACGACAAGGGCCACCGCAAGCTGGCCCGTGAGATCCACGACCAGATCGGCAACTCCCTCAGCCTCGCCATGCGCCAGCTGGAGCTGTACGAGCTCCAGGTGGCCCGGCAGAACTCCGACGTGCCCAAGGAGGTGCGGGCCGCCCAGGACGCCATCCTGGAGACCCTCGCGCACACCCGGGAACTGGTCACCGAACTGCGCCGCCCGGCCATCACGGGCTGCCTGGAGGCGGCGCTCGCCGACTTCGTCGCCTCCATGGGGGACGAGGGCGTCCCCGTACAGCTGTGGGTGCGGGGCCTGGACGAGTGGATTCCGGCGCCCGTGGCGGAG
Proteins encoded in this window:
- a CDS encoding AfsA-related hotdog domain-containing protein — protein: MSHEALIAVGDRFEDFLANRGTVPVSELIARLRAGELAESLTVSIGQGLSAGQLAEIRALAEAHGPAVSLGKGGVPEPADQHLTHKHDAKNVLIGPVGQTGEKRFVADLVIDERVEVLEDHLTGQHIPAITLLEAARQMWTVVTEQFFVTGPEKTRFVIGSVNSEFHSFVFPLPATAQYELLEHTRSPVGSVFRCRIGFHHGEKLASVVEAEYRVIPERFSVKQEKLAARQAVVSELTRLREQSAPAFSTERAA
- a CDS encoding sensor histidine kinase, yielding MREPAQSRLGSRQGGPPVKRFRAYEDEVIALYHARLRGISSPLAADDEVWAQCELQGRRVFRDCADSLEAGLTEVSDSHIAEVVDLGSARVQQGVHLTHSVRAGVILFDTVLERLLECTVGVEGADRAYAAAIRALQQGIGRRLEVGSIAYDSFMLARVREVHDKGHRKLAREIHDQIGNSLSLAMRQLELYELQVARQNSDVPKEVRAAQDAILETLAHTRELVTELRRPAITGCLEAALADFVASMGDEGVPVQLWVRGLDEWIPAPVAEEVFVMVRECLRNAFRHAEAGNIVVHIDIAPHEIQSEIIDDGLGFDVEQVLAGDRTNGLTGLQERTDLLGGTLHIGSSAGRGTHVTMWIPIKEDRALR
- a CDS encoding helix-turn-helix transcriptional regulator; translation: MDAVGSCRAFPELSAAVDAVGDPATDVLLIVPEPADLDGDSVLHRVAAYGVRVLLLLPDSRSFDLDRVASVAGASLLFSDGLDAAALGDVLGAMRAGEARIPAALTRPLLELAGRGAREVPAAPRLTPREREALTLVVDGLSNKQIGRRLRISEHGAKRLVANILAKLNCPNRTLAAARALREGLCGPAPQAAAHAPASPYGTGW
- a CDS encoding SDR family NAD(P)-dependent oxidoreductase, encoding MSADGATASEDRVALVSGGSRGLGRLLVERLLAEGWRVATFSRSANDFVKDLQAERGDRFLWEAADLGDPDALRGVVRTVVRRFGRVDLLVNNAAVLHQELFLTTSRKQTETLIASNLLAPITLAQACARAMTRQGGGQILNISSINAIRGYRGVAVYAATKAGLDGFSRSLARELGAFNIRVNSLVPGFFDSDMTEEVTEKNRERIRRRTPLGRLGTMNEIADAVLYLISPASSFITGQSIVVDGGITC
- a CDS encoding ANL family adenylate-forming protein, with product MPHPFLARLESFRDSEAVAFEGRSYRYEDLLRLVDEWRGFLDRHQVRPGEVVTLEGAYSPQACAGLLALIERGVVVVPLTVLPAAKRAEFLDVAEVEVVVRVDEGGVHRCERTGRRADHALYGELRDAGRPGLVLFSSGTTGRSKASVLDFDKVLARYGEPTRPSRILSFLSLDHIGGVNTLLHTLSQGGTVVTVAERTPEAVFEAIADHRVQILPTTPTFLNMVLISGAHERYATDSLKLVTYGTEPMPLQTLRRLGEALPGVRLKQTYGLSELGILPTRSRGDDTLWVKLGTAGFEHRIIDNILWIRSEMAMLGYLNAPAPFDEDGFFNTQDVVEVDGDWVRILGRNSEIINVGGEKVYPSEVESVLLEVENIAEATVSGRPSPVTGMVVKATVQLVEDEDRRSVTRRVREYCGRRLEAYKVPVLVEVSAAPQHSERYKKIRSAA
- a CDS encoding FAD-binding oxidoreductase, whose translation is MKVRRLPPGVDGRDFTRALAAFRVALGPRWVLTEGAVGLPGYTDPQPVVDEGHFGASAALMPATVEDVRAVVRIAGAFGVPLSPVLPGRDPGFGGPAPRLPGAVAVDLARMNRVVEVDPAGGYAVVEPGVTFHDLAGRIAELGLDQRVDLEGPRWGSVLGEVLERSTGGPGYEGADAAPYGMEVVLADGEVVRTGAAALTGPGPWAPYGCGPALGAMFARSAFGIVTKLGVRLRPEPAARRAYAVAVPAEDGLGPLVDALRPLLRDRTVTGTPTVRSVLLDAAAAGSRATYHQGTGPVPDSVVRTLMADLGIGRWNLYGELAGAPAVIDAQWSVIRDALAAVPGARFSRTGAAGGEAGHVRPADEADGWLPYAGRLDLTPVSPVTGADALAQYALARDLAHAHGTDYLGAFAVGARALHHRVTAVFDTRDADDRARALGLCEALVRGAAEAGYGVQRAHPALMDRVVATYGFNDHAVRRLGERIKDALDAEGILAPGKHGIWPRRYRGLGL
- a CDS encoding 4'-phosphopantetheinyl transferase family protein codes for the protein MIQQILPPAVACADATADVPAAQVLPEEEPLLAKCVEQRRREFTTTRHCARRAMSALGVAPAPVLPGAKGEPRWPAGVTGSMTHCDGYRAAALTRSDRFHSVGIDAECHAPLEERMVRHISVPAEREHLAELARARPEVHWPTVMFSAKEAVYKTWFPLTGRWLGFRDARLAFDPEAGTFRARLMVPGPVMDGARLGWFTGHWAVREGLVLTAIALRRGR
- a CDS encoding HAD family hydrolase → MNRAITTKATRAAFFDVDETLINTKSMFDFLRFWMARHGDDGSGHAAVMAGVREAADSGVHRSEINRRYYRRFAGVPMDALRTAGREWYEEYRRGPAAVTVATWAAASRHREAGDLVVLVSGSFRGCLDPLAEDLGADLILCSEPVVGPDGLLTGEVERPMIGSVKADAVRETIAGLGLDAGESSCYGDHASDLDMLLAVGRPVVVGGTDRVLMEHAQRLDWPVLPSAPGQLRTAGAWAAAELTGLADRSTFTAAAVTAPAAVRSR
- a CDS encoding acyl-CoA carboxylase subunit beta, coding for MLSLRTRTAELNGLHTTVATGDAAATERQHAKGKLTARERIELLLDPGTFQEVEQLRRHRATGFGLEDRRPHTDGVVGGWGTVEGRTVFVYAHDFRIFGGALGEAHAAKIHKVMDLALAAGAPLVSLNDGAGARIQEGVTALAGYGGIFQRNTRASGVIPQISVMLGPCAGGAAYSPALTDFVFMVRETSQMFITGPDVIQAVTGEQVTQNGLGGADVHAGTSGVAHFAYDDEETCLDEVRHLITLLPANSTEEPPAAPCDDPADRPGDTLLDLVPADPQRPYDMRQVVRELLDDGDLMEVHEHWAGNVICALGRIDGRTVGVVANQPMVLAGVLDIHASEKAARFVQLCDAFNIPLVTLVDVPGFLPGVDQEHGGIIRHGAKLLYAYCNATVPRIQVILRKAYGGAYIVMDSRSIGADLSYAWPANEIAVMGAEGAANVVFRRQIAASDDPEAARQQLVKEYKAELMHPYYAAERGLVDDVIDPAHTRAVLAAGLAMLRTKSVPLPHRKHGNQPA
- a CDS encoding phosphopantetheine-binding protein, producing MLIAADITALVHQEINALLAEAERPTHPTLTGSEFLHELGLNSLLLARLVIQLEMELGVDPFEEEYVISDVRTVGALSDAYVRTVEQLAATAV
- a CDS encoding TetR family transcriptional regulator yields the protein MTSDTTHTKERLLAAAKEEFAAHGIAGARVDRIAELAGVNKERIYGYFGNKQKLFDAVVGRALDELAAAVPLKGGDDPAEYVGRVYDFHRDNPVLVRLFFWEGLHYRDGVLPNEEGRRGHYEEKIAALAESFGTEASPQVAACLLSLIGLAAWPNAVPQLARLIIGPDAEAAGGLDLRAHVVAFARQALSDVPLAAPAA
- a CDS encoding YciI family protein is translated as MLWAIHCLDAPGTAELRAAQRPAHSARLREASVRPVLYGPLTAADGTTAVGSLIVVEAATREEAEEFATGDPFAVSGVWERIDVQAFVPSERSPVRIGAGTP